A genomic stretch from Flavobacterium nitratireducens includes:
- the rpmB gene encoding 50S ribosomal protein L28, whose protein sequence is MSRVCDLTGKRAMVGNNVSHAMNKTKRKFSVNLVKKRFYLPEEDRWITLRVAASTIKTINKNGISAVLKKAQSEGFIK, encoded by the coding sequence ATGTCAAGAGTTTGTGACCTTACAGGTAAAAGAGCGATGGTAGGAAATAACGTTTCTCACGCTATGAACAAAACTAAGAGAAAGTTTTCTGTAAACTTAGTTAAAAAGCGTTTTTATCTTCCAGAAGAAGATAGATGGATTACTCTTAGAGTAGCAGCATCTACGATAAAAACAATTAATAAAAATGGAATTTCTGCTGTTTTGAAAAAAGCGCAGTCAGAAGGGTTTATTAAATAA
- a CDS encoding fumarylacetoacetate hydrolase family protein, whose translation MKIICIGRNYVDHIDELQNERPSEPVIFIKPDSAILLKQHPFVIPEFSEDIQHEVEIIVKISKVGKYIDAKFAHKYYDEISVGIDFTARDLQNKLKSKGLPWEKAKAFDGSAVIGDFLPKEQFSSLENLTFELKNNNKTVQEGNVNMMLWKIDELIAYVSQYFTLKIGDIIFTGTPKGVARVQPNDILEGYLEGQKLFRIQIK comes from the coding sequence ATGAAGATAATTTGTATAGGTCGAAATTATGTCGACCATATTGATGAATTACAAAATGAGCGTCCTAGTGAACCAGTGATTTTTATAAAACCAGACTCGGCTATCTTGTTAAAGCAACATCCTTTTGTGATTCCTGAATTTTCAGAAGATATCCAGCATGAGGTTGAAATTATTGTGAAGATTAGTAAAGTAGGGAAGTATATCGATGCAAAGTTTGCTCATAAGTATTATGACGAAATTAGTGTAGGGATTGATTTTACAGCTCGTGATTTGCAAAACAAATTGAAATCTAAGGGTTTACCTTGGGAAAAAGCAAAAGCGTTTGATGGTTCGGCTGTAATTGGAGATTTTTTACCAAAAGAACAGTTTAGTTCGTTAGAAAATCTTACATTTGAATTAAAGAATAATAATAAAACCGTTCAGGAAGGTAATGTGAATATGATGTTGTGGAAAATTGATGAGCTAATTGCTTATGTTTCGCAATACTTTACCTTAAAGATTGGTGATATTATTTTTACGGGAACTCCTAAGGGAGTTGCAAGAGTACAACCAAATGATATTTTGGAAGGATATTTAGAAGGACAAAAACTATTTAGAATACAGATAAAATAA
- a CDS encoding phospholipase D family protein — translation MAEFLNTQKLREFIPKLIASAEKELVIISPYIQTSELIINLLKEAEKRGVEITIVYKENEVNEHERAKLKDIDNLNLLHHANLHSKCFYNEKYLIVGSMNLYEFSQRNNREMAILFRRTDDDESNWYDYRNSQDDDSIFQDAITEIKSIINSSEFEKESRETKTIGFEMDIIKTNYDFIVEECANYNKFSKNKKFIPFQSGQEWYCKCENFLDHVDLTFEKNRAVINLNFEEKRLEKLFNVLSTKKLKEEYQKIDCFRMYWTYHKSSIYLYELKGHKTWLVEEKKEFLPLLFIGLNEVFKTIKPVIDSTKK, via the coding sequence ATGGCAGAATTTTTAAACACACAAAAATTAAGAGAATTTATACCAAAACTTATAGCTTCTGCCGAAAAAGAATTAGTCATCATAAGTCCCTATATTCAAACTTCAGAATTAATAATAAATCTACTAAAAGAGGCAGAAAAGAGAGGTGTTGAAATAACAATTGTATATAAAGAAAATGAGGTTAACGAACACGAAAGAGCAAAATTAAAAGACATCGATAATCTCAATCTTTTACACCATGCTAATTTGCATAGTAAATGTTTTTACAACGAAAAGTATTTAATCGTTGGGTCAATGAATTTATACGAGTTCTCCCAACGAAACAACAGAGAAATGGCCATTTTATTCCGAAGAACAGACGATGATGAAAGTAATTGGTATGATTACAGAAATAGCCAAGATGATGATAGCATTTTTCAAGATGCCATAACAGAAATAAAAAGTATCATCAACAGTTCTGAATTTGAAAAAGAAAGTCGAGAAACCAAAACCATTGGTTTTGAAATGGATATTATAAAAACAAATTATGATTTTATAGTAGAAGAATGTGCTAATTATAATAAATTTTCAAAAAACAAAAAGTTTATCCCATTTCAATCCGGACAAGAATGGTATTGTAAATGCGAAAACTTTTTAGATCATGTCGATTTGACTTTTGAAAAGAATCGAGCCGTTATTAATCTAAATTTTGAAGAAAAACGTTTAGAGAAACTTTTTAACGTATTAAGTACCAAAAAGCTAAAAGAAGAATACCAAAAAATAGATTGTTTCAGAATGTATTGGACATATCACAAATCATCTATTTACCTCTATGAATTAAAAGGACACAAAACGTGGTTAGTTGAAGAAAAAAAAGAGTTTTTACCTCTTTTATTTATCGGTCTAAATGAAGTTTTCAAAACTATAAAACCAGTAATTGATTCTACAAAAAAATAG
- the ftsY gene encoding signal recognition particle-docking protein FtsY, which produces MSFFKRIFSTEKKDASLSEEAKQTLDKGLEKSKTTFFSKLSKAIVGKSKVDDDVLDNLEEILVSSDVGVDTTLKIITRIEKRVAEDKYLGTAELNQILQEEIASLLSETNTGEATEFVIPTNTKPYVLMVVGVNGVGKTTTIGKLAYQFKKQGYKVVLGAADTFRAAAIDQLQIWADRVDVPIVRQNMGSDPASVAFDTLQSAVAQDADIVIIDTAGRLHNKINLMNELSKVKRVMQKVVADAPHDVLLVLDGSTGQNAFEQAKQFTAATEVTSLAVTKLDGTAKGGVVIGISDQFQIPVRYIGVGEGIEDLQVFNKYEFVDSFFK; this is translated from the coding sequence ATGAGTTTTTTTAAAAGAATATTTTCTACAGAGAAAAAAGACGCGAGTTTAAGCGAAGAGGCGAAGCAAACTTTAGATAAAGGTCTAGAAAAATCAAAAACTACTTTCTTTTCCAAGTTAAGTAAAGCTATTGTAGGGAAATCTAAGGTTGATGATGATGTTTTGGATAATCTGGAAGAAATTCTGGTTTCTTCGGATGTAGGTGTTGATACTACTTTAAAAATTATTACTCGTATTGAAAAGCGTGTTGCCGAAGATAAATATTTAGGTACAGCCGAATTAAATCAAATTCTACAAGAAGAAATTGCTTCGTTGTTATCAGAGACCAATACTGGTGAAGCAACTGAATTTGTAATTCCAACTAATACAAAGCCTTATGTTTTGATGGTAGTAGGTGTTAATGGTGTGGGGAAAACAACTACCATTGGTAAATTGGCTTATCAATTTAAAAAACAAGGATACAAAGTGGTTCTTGGTGCTGCCGATACCTTTAGAGCAGCTGCTATTGATCAATTACAAATTTGGGCAGATAGAGTTGATGTTCCTATTGTAAGACAAAATATGGGTTCTGATCCTGCTTCTGTAGCTTTTGATACGCTTCAATCAGCGGTTGCGCAGGATGCTGATATTGTAATTATTGACACTGCGGGACGTTTGCACAACAAGATTAATTTGATGAACGAATTGTCTAAAGTAAAACGTGTTATGCAAAAAGTAGTTGCCGATGCACCACATGATGTTTTATTAGTTTTAGATGGTTCTACAGGGCAAAATGCTTTTGAACAAGCCAAACAATTTACAGCTGCAACCGAAGTAACTTCATTAGCGGTGACTAAATTAGACGGTACGGCTAAAGGTGGAGTTGTTATTGGTATTTCAGACCAATTTCAAATTCCTGTTCGTTACATTGGAGTAGGAGAAGGTATTGAGGATTTACAAGTCTTCAATAAATATGAATTTGTAGACAGTTTCTTTAAATAA
- a CDS encoding Hpt domain-containing protein has translation MALHYNLAKVYAISDNDQDFVNEILTLFVNDVPEDLAQIKEGIKNKDYKQAYAFAHKIKPSLDLLGMTVAFEEILQVEAWTKAEGKRKDVEHIFDSIKSQVKEAIKEIKKDFDL, from the coding sequence ATGGCTTTACACTACAACCTAGCAAAAGTATATGCAATTTCTGATAATGATCAGGATTTTGTAAACGAAATTCTAACACTATTTGTGAATGATGTGCCTGAAGATTTGGCTCAAATAAAAGAAGGCATCAAAAATAAAGATTACAAACAAGCTTATGCTTTTGCACATAAGATTAAGCCATCCCTCGATTTGTTGGGCATGACTGTAGCATTTGAAGAAATCCTTCAGGTAGAAGCTTGGACAAAAGCAGAGGGAAAGCGAAAAGATGTTGAGCATATTTTTGATAGTATCAAGTCGCAAGTGAAAGAGGCTATAAAAGAAATAAAGAAAGACTTTGATTTGTAG
- a CDS encoding nucleoside-diphosphate kinase has protein sequence MTTNRTFTMIKPDAVANGHIGNILAMITNAGFKIVSLKLTQLTVADAQTFYAVHSERPFYGELVDFMSSGPIVAAILEKENAVADFRTLIGSTNPAEAAEGTIRKLYATSMSQNAVHGSDSDENAAIEGAFHFSGREQF, from the coding sequence ATGACAACTAACAGAACTTTCACCATGATTAAACCTGATGCTGTCGCTAACGGACACATTGGAAACATCCTTGCCATGATTACTAATGCTGGTTTTAAAATCGTTTCTTTAAAACTAACCCAACTTACTGTTGCTGATGCACAAACATTTTATGCCGTACACAGTGAAAGACCTTTCTATGGAGAATTAGTTGATTTTATGTCTAGTGGACCAATTGTAGCTGCTATTTTAGAAAAAGAAAATGCAGTTGCCGATTTCAGAACGCTTATTGGTAGTACAAACCCAGCCGAAGCAGCTGAAGGAACTATCAGAAAACTTTATGCTACATCTATGAGTCAAAACGCGGTACATGGTTCTGACAGCGATGAAAATGCAGCTATCGAAGGAGCTTTCCATTTTTCAGGAAGAGAGCAATTCTAG
- a CDS encoding 3'-5' exonuclease, translating to MELKLNRPICFFDLETTGIDIGKDRIVEISIFKVFPNGNKESKTWLVNPTIPIPPQTTAVHGITDEKVANEPTFKELAPQVYQMIKDSDLGGFNSDRFDIPLLAEELLRAGVDFDMKNRVSVDIQTIFHKKEERTLSAALKFYCGQSLENAHSAEADTMATYEILKAQLDRYPDLENDVKSLSEFTTRKKIADFAGMIAFDKDGDEIFTFGKHKGVKVDVVLEKEPGYFSWVQNADFPLYTKKVLTAIKLRKLNTK from the coding sequence ATGGAATTAAAATTAAACAGACCAATTTGCTTTTTTGATCTTGAAACAACGGGTATTGATATTGGAAAAGATAGAATCGTAGAAATATCAATCTTCAAGGTTTTTCCAAATGGAAATAAAGAAAGTAAAACATGGCTTGTCAATCCTACTATACCTATTCCTCCACAAACCACCGCCGTTCATGGGATTACAGATGAAAAAGTTGCCAATGAACCTACATTTAAGGAATTGGCTCCGCAAGTATACCAAATGATAAAAGATAGTGATTTAGGAGGTTTTAATTCAGATCGATTTGATATTCCTCTTTTGGCAGAAGAATTACTACGTGCAGGTGTTGATTTTGATATGAAAAATAGAGTTTCGGTTGATATTCAAACTATTTTCCACAAAAAAGAAGAACGTACTTTAAGTGCTGCATTGAAATTTTACTGTGGGCAGAGTTTAGAAAACGCGCATTCTGCAGAGGCTGATACAATGGCTACTTATGAGATTTTAAAAGCTCAATTGGATCGTTATCCTGATTTAGAAAATGATGTTAAATCGTTGTCTGAATTTACCACTAGAAAAAAGATTGCTGATTTTGCTGGAATGATCGCTTTTGATAAGGATGGAGATGAAATCTTTACTTTTGGAAAACATAAAGGTGTCAAAGTGGATGTGGTGTTAGAAAAAGAACCAGGATATTTCAGTTGGGTACAAAACGCTGATTTTCCTTTGTATACTAAAAAAGTTTTGACAGCAATCAAATTAAGAAAGTTAAATACAAAATAA
- the rpmG gene encoding 50S ribosomal protein L33, giving the protein MAKKGNRIQVILECTEHKASGVAGTSRYITTKNKKNTPDRLEIKKFNPVLKRVTVHKEIK; this is encoded by the coding sequence ATGGCAAAGAAAGGTAATAGAATCCAAGTAATTTTAGAGTGTACAGAGCACAAAGCTTCAGGTGTTGCTGGTACATCAAGATACATAACAACTAAGAACAAAAAAAATACTCCAGACAGATTAGAGATTAAAAAATTTAATCCAGTTTTGAAGAGAGTAACTGTTCACAAAGAAATTAAGTAA
- a CDS encoding competence/damage-inducible protein A yields MKATIVTIGDEILIGQIIDTNSGFIAKSLDKIGVETYEMISISDDKQHILDTFAKLQNKVDLVIITGGLGPTKDDVTKKTFCEYFEDELIVDEVVLAHVTQLIEGFFKRKITQMNKDQALVPSRCTVLHNQVGTAPGMWMKKENTVFVSLPGVPFEMKYLVENEIIPKVVKEYDRPYIIHKTILTYGQGESLVAERIEDWENSLPEFIKLAYLPAPGRVRLRLTARGKDKELLEQSIDAYVTSLSAIINDIIVGFEEDETIEVVVGKMLKEQQKTIATAESCTGGHIAASLSSVPGASAYFKGSVVSYATEAKINVLGVSEKLIATHSVVSAEVAKAMALNVKQLLNTDYAIATTGNAGPTKGEEKAELGSVFIALATPNEVIVEEFNFGQPREKVIDRAQIKSLEMLKKEIFKNVL; encoded by the coding sequence ATGAAAGCTACGATTGTAACCATTGGTGATGAGATATTAATAGGTCAAATTATAGATACTAATTCAGGGTTTATTGCTAAATCATTGGATAAAATAGGAGTAGAAACCTATGAGATGATTTCTATTAGTGATGATAAGCAGCATATTCTGGATACCTTTGCAAAATTGCAAAACAAAGTGGATTTGGTTATCATTACAGGAGGTTTAGGGCCAACAAAGGATGATGTTACTAAAAAAACATTTTGTGAATATTTTGAAGATGAATTAATTGTTGATGAGGTTGTTTTAGCGCATGTAACACAATTAATTGAAGGTTTTTTTAAAAGAAAAATAACCCAAATGAATAAAGATCAGGCGTTGGTTCCTTCTCGTTGCACGGTCTTACATAATCAAGTAGGGACGGCTCCAGGAATGTGGATGAAGAAAGAAAATACGGTTTTTGTTTCATTACCCGGAGTTCCGTTTGAAATGAAGTATTTAGTAGAGAATGAAATCATTCCTAAGGTGGTAAAAGAATACGATCGACCTTATATTATTCATAAAACCATATTGACTTATGGTCAGGGTGAAAGTTTGGTGGCGGAGCGAATTGAAGATTGGGAAAATAGTTTACCAGAGTTTATTAAGTTAGCTTATTTGCCAGCACCAGGTAGAGTTCGACTGCGACTTACTGCTCGCGGAAAAGATAAAGAGCTTTTAGAGCAATCAATTGATGCTTATGTCACTTCTTTGAGTGCAATTATTAATGATATAATAGTTGGTTTTGAGGAAGATGAAACGATTGAAGTGGTAGTAGGGAAAATGTTGAAAGAGCAGCAAAAAACAATAGCGACAGCTGAAAGTTGTACAGGAGGGCATATTGCAGCTAGTTTGTCTTCTGTTCCAGGGGCTTCGGCTTATTTTAAAGGTAGTGTTGTTTCGTATGCAACAGAAGCCAAAATTAATGTATTGGGCGTTTCTGAAAAATTGATAGCAACGCATTCTGTAGTTAGCGCTGAAGTAGCTAAAGCAATGGCTTTGAATGTAAAACAATTATTAAATACAGATTATGCGATTGCTACAACTGGAAATGCTGGTCCAACAAAAGGGGAAGAAAAAGCCGAGCTAGGAAGTGTTTTTATTGCCTTAGCGACTCCAAATGAGGTGATTGTAGAAGAGTTTAATTTTGGTCAACCACGTGAAAAAGTGATAGATAGAGCGCAAATTAAAAGCTTGGAAATGTTAAAGAAAGAAATTTTTAAAAATGTCTTATAA
- a CDS encoding DUF4295 domain-containing protein has protein sequence MAKKTVASLQTSSKRLSKAIKMVKSPKTGAYTFVETIVAPELVDEFLKKK, from the coding sequence ATGGCAAAGAAAACCGTAGCATCGTTACAAACATCTTCTAAGAGATTATCAAAAGCCATCAAAATGGTTAAATCTCCAAAAACTGGCGCATATACTTTCGTTGAAACTATTGTTGCTCCTGAATTAGTGGATGAGTTCTTGAAAAAGAAATAA
- a CDS encoding MFS transporter encodes MMNTEKTKINSLKHVLFGSLIGTTIEFFDFYIYANAAVLVFPQLFFPGKDSTISTLESLATFSIAFLARPLGSAVFGHYGDKIGRKVTLVVALLTMGISTVSIGFLPSYASIGVLAPILLMLCRFGQGVGLGGEWGGAVLLAIENAPPHKRAWYGMFPQLGAPIGLLLSGGTFLILTDSMSSEAFMDYGWRIPFLASSLLVLVGFYIRLKITETPAFENSKEEQKEVKVPFVTVFKLYKNQLIFGTLAAVTTFLVFYLMTVFMLNWNTKNLGFTNRDALLIQLFSVLFFALFIPISALAADKIGRRKMLIYTTIAIAIFGFFFSLFLTSNNIVLVTLFVCLGMSLMGFIYGPVGTFLSELFPTTVRYTGASLTFNLAGILGAAFAPMVAIQLADKFGIASVGMYLTVAACISLISLLVISKEEHKF; translated from the coding sequence ATGATGAATACTGAAAAAACAAAAATAAATTCCTTAAAACATGTGCTTTTTGGTAGTTTAATTGGGACTACGATAGAGTTTTTCGATTTTTATATTTATGCTAATGCGGCTGTGTTAGTTTTTCCACAATTGTTTTTTCCCGGAAAAGATAGTACCATTTCTACTTTGGAATCTTTGGCTACTTTTTCTATTGCTTTTTTAGCTAGGCCGCTAGGTTCGGCTGTTTTTGGTCATTATGGGGATAAAATAGGTAGAAAGGTAACCTTGGTTGTTGCTTTGTTAACCATGGGTATTTCTACAGTGAGTATTGGTTTTTTACCTAGTTATGCTAGTATTGGTGTTTTGGCGCCTATTTTACTAATGCTTTGTCGTTTTGGTCAGGGTGTTGGATTAGGAGGCGAATGGGGAGGTGCTGTTTTATTGGCTATCGAAAATGCTCCACCGCATAAACGTGCCTGGTACGGAATGTTTCCACAGCTTGGCGCACCAATTGGTTTGTTGCTTTCCGGAGGTACTTTTTTAATTTTAACAGATAGTATGAGTTCGGAAGCTTTTATGGATTACGGATGGAGAATTCCTTTTTTAGCTAGTTCGCTTTTAGTGTTGGTAGGTTTTTATATTCGATTAAAAATTACTGAGACTCCTGCTTTTGAGAATTCAAAAGAAGAACAAAAAGAAGTAAAAGTGCCTTTTGTAACGGTTTTTAAATTGTATAAGAATCAATTAATTTTTGGAACATTGGCAGCAGTAACCACTTTTTTGGTGTTTTATTTGATGACCGTTTTTATGTTGAATTGGAATACTAAAAATTTAGGATTTACGAATAGAGATGCGCTTTTGATTCAATTGTTTTCGGTGTTGTTTTTTGCCCTATTTATTCCAATATCCGCTTTAGCAGCTGATAAAATTGGTCGCAGAAAAATGTTGATTTATACAACAATTGCTATTGCTATTTTTGGGTTTTTCTTTTCATTGTTTTTAACAAGCAATAATATTGTTTTAGTGACCTTATTTGTTTGTTTAGGAATGTCATTGATGGGATTCATTTATGGGCCGGTTGGTACTTTTTTATCTGAATTATTCCCAACGACCGTTCGTTATACAGGAGCTTCATTGACTTTTAACTTAGCAGGAATTCTGGGAGCTGCATTTGCTCCGATGGTGGCTATCCAATTGGCAGATAAATTCGGTATTGCTTCAGTAGGAATGTATCTTACCGTTGCGGCTTGTATTTCTTTGATTTCTTTATTGGTAATTAGTAAGGAAGAGCATAAGTTTTAA
- a CDS encoding serine hydrolase domain-containing protein produces the protein MTKILFGLLSAFLFINCGSSDSNDDTTTSESMYFPPVSGTNWDTKSISALGWKQEAVQPLLDYLELKHTKSFIILVNGRIVMENYFNGHSATSNWYWASTGKTLTATLTGIAEQEGFININNKVSNYIGTAWTAETIDKENLITCKNLLTMTSGIEDIANGDDVSPSKLTYKADAGTRWVYHNVYVKLQDVIAQATGQSWSNYFNAKLRDKIGMNGVWLPLDNNIVYFSNTRSMARFGLLMLNKGKWDDTVILNETFFNAATSTSQNINLSYGYLWWLNGKSSYHLPQSQLQFPGSIIANGPNDMFMALGKNDQKIYVIPSKKMVVIRMGDAADNVNLALSDFDDVLWQKINALYK, from the coding sequence ATGACTAAAATACTCTTCGGTTTACTTAGTGCTTTCTTATTCATCAATTGCGGTTCTTCAGATTCGAATGATGATACTACAACTTCAGAAAGCATGTACTTCCCTCCAGTTTCTGGAACAAATTGGGATACAAAATCCATCAGTGCGTTAGGATGGAAACAAGAAGCCGTTCAACCCTTACTGGATTATCTGGAGCTAAAACACACCAAATCATTTATAATTTTAGTTAATGGTCGAATTGTAATGGAAAATTATTTTAATGGACATTCGGCTACTTCCAATTGGTATTGGGCAAGTACCGGAAAAACATTGACCGCAACCCTAACTGGAATTGCCGAGCAGGAAGGTTTTATCAATATCAATAATAAAGTTTCAAATTATATTGGAACAGCATGGACTGCTGAAACTATAGACAAAGAAAATTTAATCACTTGTAAAAACTTGCTGACTATGACTTCCGGAATTGAAGATATTGCTAATGGAGATGATGTTTCACCTTCTAAACTAACTTATAAAGCTGATGCAGGTACTCGTTGGGTGTACCATAATGTTTATGTAAAATTGCAAGACGTAATTGCGCAAGCTACAGGTCAAAGCTGGAGTAATTACTTCAATGCAAAACTTCGCGATAAAATTGGCATGAATGGAGTTTGGCTGCCTTTAGATAATAATATCGTTTATTTTAGCAACACCAGAAGTATGGCTCGATTTGGTTTACTGATGTTAAACAAAGGAAAATGGGACGACACTGTTATCTTAAACGAAACCTTTTTTAACGCAGCTACTTCTACTTCCCAAAACATCAATTTAAGTTATGGCTACCTATGGTGGTTGAATGGCAAAAGCAGTTATCATTTACCGCAAAGCCAATTACAATTTCCCGGAAGCATTATTGCTAATGGCCCTAATGATATGTTCATGGCATTGGGTAAAAATGATCAAAAAATTTACGTAATTCCTAGCAAAAAAATGGTCGTAATCCGAATGGGAGACGCTGCCGATAATGTCAATCTGGCATTGTCTGATTTTGACGATGTACTATGGCAAAAAATTAATGCTTTGTATAAGTAA
- a CDS encoding DUF721 domain-containing protein — MAKRLNNESSVADVLQHIIQANKLQAGMDGINVKEAWQNLMGNGVNSYTRNVVLKGNTLYVELTSSVLREELSHGKSKIIKMINEELRRDVVKEVVLR, encoded by the coding sequence ATGGCAAAGAGACTAAATAATGAAAGTTCCGTAGCTGATGTGTTACAGCATATTATTCAAGCAAATAAATTGCAAGCAGGAATGGACGGAATTAATGTAAAAGAGGCTTGGCAAAATCTAATGGGAAATGGTGTAAACAGTTACACCCGAAATGTAGTTCTGAAAGGAAATACCTTGTATGTTGAGTTAACTTCATCGGTTTTACGAGAAGAATTAAGCCATGGAAAATCAAAAATTATCAAGATGATTAACGAAGAATTACGTCGTGATGTTGTGAAAGAGGTGGTTTTGAGATGA
- the bshC gene encoding bacillithiol biosynthesis cysteine-adding enzyme BshC, whose product MPNDCISYQKSGYFTPLMNDYLDQNPKLQSLYNRFPKLENFESQIAEKQSNFNHNNRANLVSALQKQYAGIDISPITHQNIEALKVNNTYTVTTGHQLNLFSGPLYFLYKIISTINLTSELKVKYPEYNFVPIYWMATEDHDLEEINYFNFKGKKFRWNAASSGPVGRLSTDGLDDFFEIFEQELGHSSNAESLKKLFTASYLQHKNLSDATRYLANHLFGSHGLVIIDADDAQLKQNFIPYIKEELLHQIAYKKVIETNEKLKEYTIQVNPREINLFYIENKLRERIVFENNTFRVNNTKIEFTEEEILHLLEIHPEKFSPNVIMRPLYQEVILPNLCYIGGGGEIAYWLELKSFFDAVNVTFPMLLVRNSVLLATEKQIKKMDKLDLKWSDLFLKQKDLINKKTKILSEIDIDLSMLKKQLQSQFAILHDMTTKTDASFSGAVKAQEIKQLKGLENLEKRLLKAQKIKLKDTLDRIIELQNELFPNHGLQERQANFSEFYLECGDELIPMLMENLKPLEQYFNNIKL is encoded by the coding sequence ATGCCCAACGACTGTATCAGCTATCAAAAATCAGGATATTTCACTCCTTTGATGAATGATTATTTAGACCAAAATCCTAAACTGCAATCTTTATATAATCGATTTCCTAAACTCGAGAATTTTGAATCTCAAATAGCCGAAAAACAATCCAATTTTAATCATAACAATAGAGCTAACCTTGTTAGTGCTCTACAAAAACAATATGCAGGCATAGACATTTCTCCTATAACGCATCAAAATATTGAGGCTTTAAAGGTTAACAATACCTATACAGTTACCACAGGACATCAATTAAATTTATTCTCGGGACCACTTTATTTTTTGTATAAAATCATTTCAACAATCAATTTAACATCTGAATTGAAAGTAAAATATCCAGAATATAATTTTGTACCTATCTACTGGATGGCCACTGAAGACCATGACCTTGAAGAAATCAATTATTTTAATTTCAAAGGGAAAAAATTTAGATGGAATGCAGCTAGCTCAGGTCCCGTAGGAAGATTATCTACTGATGGTTTAGATGATTTTTTTGAAATTTTCGAACAAGAACTTGGTCATAGTTCAAATGCCGAATCCCTAAAAAAACTCTTTACAGCGTCCTACCTCCAACATAAAAATCTGTCTGATGCTACTCGTTATTTGGCTAATCATTTATTTGGTTCGCATGGTTTAGTCATTATTGATGCTGATGATGCTCAATTGAAGCAAAATTTTATTCCCTATATAAAAGAGGAATTATTACATCAAATAGCCTATAAAAAAGTAATCGAAACAAACGAAAAACTAAAAGAGTATACCATTCAGGTTAACCCACGTGAAATCAATTTATTTTACATCGAAAATAAATTACGTGAGCGTATTGTCTTTGAAAACAATACATTTCGAGTTAATAACACCAAAATAGAATTCACAGAGGAAGAAATCCTCCATTTACTGGAAATTCACCCTGAAAAATTCAGTCCGAATGTTATTATGCGTCCTTTATATCAGGAAGTAATTCTACCTAATCTTTGTTATATTGGTGGGGGTGGTGAAATAGCCTATTGGTTGGAATTAAAATCTTTTTTTGATGCCGTGAATGTCACTTTTCCAATGTTATTGGTACGCAATTCAGTTTTGCTTGCAACTGAAAAACAAATCAAAAAAATGGACAAATTAGATTTAAAATGGAGTGACTTATTCTTAAAACAAAAAGATTTAATCAATAAGAAAACAAAAATATTATCCGAAATAGATATCGACTTATCGATGCTTAAAAAGCAATTGCAATCGCAGTTTGCCATTCTTCACGATATGACCACCAAAACGGATGCTTCATTTTCAGGGGCTGTCAAAGCGCAAGAAATAAAACAATTAAAAGGACTTGAAAATCTTGAAAAACGCTTGCTTAAAGCTCAAAAAATAAAACTTAAAGATACTTTAGATCGAATAATCGAATTACAAAACGAATTATTTCCTAATCATGGTCTACAGGAACGACAAGCTAATTTCTCGGAATTTTATCTTGAATGTGGGGACGAACTCATTCCTATGTTAATGGAAAATTTAAAACCACTTGAGCAATACTTCAACAACATAAAATTATAA